One Elaeis guineensis isolate ETL-2024a chromosome 10, EG11, whole genome shotgun sequence genomic window carries:
- the LOC105052801 gene encoding DEAD-box ATP-dependent RNA helicase 3B, chloroplastic, with protein sequence MASIVGVSSLYRSPCLELPKRALPYLSPSSEKPPFCGLRASATTRGCCCSLRSSRPTAAPPRLLVPSAVASPNSVLSEEAFKGLGDFSKSSLDGEEGEEEYYGSEEEEEEDAEGSAVGSEEELAIANLGLPEQLVSTLEKRGITHLFPIQRAVLLPALESRDLIARAKTGTGKTLAFGIPIIKRLTEDNDDRRISRRGRLPRVLVLAPTRELAKQVEKEIKESAPYLGTVCVYGGVSYNIQQNALARGVDVVVGTPGRIIDLINSNSLQLGEVKYLVLDEADQMLAVGFEEDVEVILEKLPSDRQSMLFSATMPGWVKKLARRYLNDPLTIDLVGDQDEKLAEGIKLYAIPTTATSKRTILSDLVTVYAKGGKTIVFTQTKRDADEVSMALTNSIASEALHGDISQHQRERTLSGFRQGKFTVLVATDVAARGLDIPNVDLIIHYELPNDPETFVHRSGRTGRAGKEGTTILMFTSSQRRTVRSLERDVGCKFEFISPPLMQEVLESSAEQVVATLQGVHPESIQHFLPTAQRLTQELGTNALAAALAHLSGFSQPPSSRSLISHEQGWVTLQLTREQGYSRGFFSPRSVTGFLSDVYPAAADEVGKIYLIADERVQGAVFDLPEEIAKELLNKQLPPGNTISKIMKLPALQDDGPPTDNYGRFSNRDRGSRGGSRERGHRSSRNWGSRDYDSDDGFRRGGRSYRTDNSWSRSSRGSNDDWLIGGRRSGRSSSFGSRDRGFGGACFNCGRTGHRASECPNN encoded by the exons ATGGCCTCCATCGTCGGTGTCTCGTCCCTATACCGGAGCCCCTGTCTAGAGCTCCCCAAGAGGGCGCTCCCATACCTATCCCCCTCCTCCGAGAAGCCCCCCTTCTGCGGTCTGAGGGCTTCCGCCACGACCAGGGGATGCTGCTGCTCCCTGCGCAGCTCGAGACCGACTGCAGCGCCTCCCCGTCTGCTCGTCCCCTCGGCTGTGGCTTCGCCTAACTCGGTCCTGAGCGAGGAGGCGTTCAAGGGGCTCGGCGACTTCTCCAAGTCATCTCTGGATGGGGAGGAGGGCGAGGAGGAGTACTACggctcggaggaggaggaggaggaggacgcgGAAGGCTCCGCCGTCGGGAGCGAGGAAGAACTCGCCATCGCCAATCTAGGGTTGCCAGAGCAGCTCGTGAGTACCCTCGAGAAGCGTGGGATTACTCACCTCTTTCCCATTCAG AGGGCTGTGCTGCTTCCTGCTCTTGAAAGCCGAGATCTCATTGCACGGGCAAAGACGGGGACAGGGAAGACACTGGCTTTTGGAATTCCCATCATTAAACGACTCACAGAGGATAATGATGACCGAAGAATCTCGAG GCGAGGTCGTCTTCCTCGGGTTCTGGTTCTAGCACCAACTAGAGAGTTGGCCAAGCAAGTGGAGAAGGAAATTAAAGAGTCAGCACCATATCTTGGCACTGTCTGTGTCTATGGAGGAGTCTCTTATAACATCCAGCAAAATGCACTGGCTCGTGGTGTTGATGTGGTAGTGGGGACTCCTGGTCGAATTATCGACCTGATCAACAGCAACAGCCTTCAATTGGGAGAAGTTAAGTATTTGGTCCTTGATGAGGCTGATCAGATGCTAGCTGTTGGATTTGAGGAGGATGTGGAAGTGATATTGGAAAAACTGCCATCAGATCGTCAAAGCATGCTATTTTCTGCAACAATGCCCGGTTGGGTGAAAAAGTTGGCCAGGAGATATCTAAatgatcccctgacaatcgacttG GTTGGTGATCAAGATGAAAAGCTAGCAGAAGGAATTAAACTTTATGCCATTCCAACAACTGCGACTTCAAAGCGTACAATCCTTAGTGACCTAGTCACG GTATATGCAAAGGGTGGGAAGACGATTGTTTTCACTCAAACAAAACGCGATGCTGATGAGGTATCCATGGCTTTGACTAATAGTATTGCATCTGAGGCACTTCATGGGGACATATCTCAACATCAGAGGGAGAGAACATTGAGTGGTTTTCGCCAAGGAAAGTTTACTGTGCTTGTTGCAACTGATGTTGCTGCTCGTGGTCTTGACATACCAAATGTTGATCTG ATTATTCATTATGAATTGCCAAATGACCCGGAAACCTTTGTCCATCGTTCTGGTCGTACTGGGCGTGCTGGAAAAGAAGGCACGACCATCTTGATGTTTACTAGCAGCCAGAGGAGAACTGTTAGATCACTTGAGCGTGATGTTGGATGCAAGTTTGAATTTATAAGCCCGCCACTGATGCAAGAGGTGTTGGAGTCATCAGCGGAGCAAGTTGTTGCTACTCTGCAGGGTGTCCATCCTGAGTCAATACAGCACTTCCTTCCAACAGCTCAAAGATTGACACAAGAACTAGGAACAAATGCTCTTGCTGCTGCATTGGCACATTTGAGTGGATTTTCTCAACCACCTTCATCTCGTTCTCTTATCAGTCATGAGCAG GGTTGGGTGACATTACAGTTAACACGTGAACAAGGATACTCAAGAGGGTTCTTTTCTCCAAGATCTGTTACTGGGTTTCTTTCTGATGTTTATCCTGCTGCTGCTGATGAAGTTGGCAAAATTTACTTGATTGCAGATGAAAGG GTTCAAGGAGCAGTTTTTGATTTACCTGAGGAAATTGCGAAAGAATTACTGAATAAGCAGCTGCCTCCGGGTAATACCATATCCAAGATCATGAAG TTGCCTGCCTTGCAAGATGATGGTCCTCCAACCGATAATTATGGCCGATTTTCTAATCGGGATCGGGGTTCCAGAGGTGGCTCTAGGGAGCGAGGTCACAGAAGTTCCAGAAACTGGGGTAGCCGGGACTATGATAGTGATGATGGATTTCGGCGTGGTGGCAGGAGCTACAGAACTGATAATAGCTGGTCTAGGTCATCCAGAGGGAGCAATGATGATTGGCTGATCGGTGGTAGAAGATCTGGCCGGTCATCATCCTTTGGAAGCAGGGACAG AGGCTTTGGGGGTGCGTGCTTCAATTGTGGGAGAACTGGGCACCGAGCATCAGAATGTCCAAACAACTAG